One genomic region from Vannielia litorea encodes:
- a CDS encoding virulence factor has product MAEITIVYWRDIPAQVIVGKGRRGSKAVLPERFEQAIDRCAMKIGAKDSDAYLSEWRKVPSGTAEGDPDTVAKETALRLESEHGPEEIKALIANDGWAQSA; this is encoded by the coding sequence ATGGCCGAAATCACCATCGTCTACTGGCGGGATATCCCGGCACAGGTCATCGTCGGCAAGGGTCGGCGCGGGTCGAAGGCGGTGTTGCCGGAGCGTTTTGAACAGGCCATCGACCGCTGCGCCATGAAGATCGGCGCGAAGGACAGCGATGCCTACCTCTCGGAGTGGCGCAAGGTGCCCTCCGGCACGGCAGAGGGTGACCCCGATACCGTGGCGAAGGAAACCGCCCTGCGCCTTGAAAGCGAGCATGGGCCGGAGGAGATCAAGGCCCTGATCGCGAATGATGGCTGGGCCCAATCGGCCTGA
- a CDS encoding methylenetetrahydrofolate reductase — protein sequence MIRFWERAMNILNFRRKSPTPMNGDVAGYIQGYSIEVMPRTAEKVEDFRAILPEGTRVYIAHIDGTPIDDMVATAKRIAGEGFEVMPHFPARIIPNAATLADWIARYHGEAGVTQGLLLGGGISQPHGDFSDSMQLMETGLFDRAGFKRLHVAGHPEGNRDIDPDGGMKNVMQALCWKQDFAERSDAEMAIATQFCFEADPVVKWAEDLAAEGVRLPIHIGIAGPAKLQTMIKFAIACGVGPSLRVLQRRAKDVTKLVLPFEPGDVLAGLAAARAEGRATNIEQVHFFPLGGIKTCATWAAENGAPATAQTARA from the coding sequence ATGATCCGTTTCTGGGAGCGCGCCATGAACATCCTCAACTTCCGCCGCAAAAGCCCCACCCCGATGAACGGGGATGTGGCTGGCTACATTCAGGGCTACTCGATCGAGGTGATGCCCCGCACCGCCGAGAAGGTGGAAGATTTCCGCGCGATCCTGCCCGAGGGCACCCGGGTCTACATCGCCCATATCGACGGCACCCCGATTGACGACATGGTGGCGACAGCCAAGCGCATCGCCGGTGAAGGTTTCGAGGTGATGCCCCACTTCCCGGCGCGGATCATCCCCAATGCCGCCACGCTGGCCGATTGGATCGCCCGTTACCATGGCGAGGCGGGCGTGACCCAGGGCCTGCTGCTGGGCGGCGGGATCAGCCAGCCCCACGGCGACTTTTCGGACTCCATGCAGCTGATGGAGACCGGCCTGTTTGATCGCGCCGGCTTCAAGCGTCTGCACGTGGCCGGCCACCCCGAGGGCAACCGCGATATCGACCCGGATGGCGGCATGAAGAACGTCATGCAAGCCCTTTGTTGGAAACAGGATTTTGCCGAGCGTTCCGATGCCGAGATGGCCATTGCAACGCAGTTCTGCTTCGAGGCGGACCCGGTGGTGAAATGGGCCGAGGATCTTGCCGCCGAGGGCGTCCGCCTGCCGATTCACATCGGCATCGCCGGGCCAGCCAAGCTGCAGACCATGATCAAGTTCGCCATCGCCTGCGGCGTCGGCCCCTCCCTGCGCGTGCTGCAACGCCGCGCCAAGGACGTAACCAAGCTGGTCCTGCCTTTCGAGCCGGGTGATGTGCTGGCCGGCCTTGCCGCCGCCCGCGCCGAGGGCCGTGCCACCAATATCGAGCAGGTGCATTTCTTCCCGCTGGGCGGGATCAAGACCTGCGCCACTTGGGCCGCCGAAAACGGCGCGCCCGCCACCGCCCAAACCGCCCGAGCCTGA
- a CDS encoding endonuclease NucS domain-containing protein, producing the protein MIDDNGFKEWLVATGDAPNTVNTRVATVRRLESAYGDLAKAFQNDICEHILTELTYSASDARRGEPNPSRLEMDGDIYKGLASCRTHLKKYIAYLAREEEDPRGDEVSEEVLEAAEARFGLEADLQTALRANISQLEKGMTIADGGSEQRVSSGFIDILAKDADGHHVVIELKAVTARKDAIAQCLAYMGDLAETLGQSPRGILIAPDFDAKAVSAARVVPSLTLKRYSFTFSFTDF; encoded by the coding sequence GTGATTGATGACAATGGCTTCAAAGAATGGCTGGTTGCAACCGGCGATGCGCCCAACACGGTGAATACTCGCGTTGCTACCGTGCGGCGGTTAGAGAGTGCCTATGGCGATCTAGCTAAGGCATTCCAGAACGATATCTGCGAACACATTCTTACAGAGCTGACTTACTCTGCGTCCGATGCAAGGAGAGGGGAGCCAAATCCTTCTCGCTTGGAGATGGACGGAGACATCTATAAAGGATTGGCAAGTTGCCGCACTCACCTTAAAAAATACATCGCCTATTTGGCTCGCGAGGAAGAAGATCCCCGCGGTGACGAGGTAAGCGAAGAAGTTTTGGAAGCCGCGGAAGCCAGATTTGGACTGGAAGCCGACCTGCAGACCGCACTACGCGCAAACATCAGCCAACTCGAAAAAGGGATGACTATTGCAGATGGCGGGTCAGAGCAAAGAGTTTCAAGTGGTTTCATAGACATTTTGGCCAAGGATGCAGATGGCCATCACGTCGTCATAGAACTCAAAGCTGTCACGGCCAGAAAGGATGCCATAGCTCAGTGCCTAGCGTACATGGGCGACTTGGCGGAAACGTTAGGCCAATCGCCACGTGGTATCCTGATTGCTCCTGACTTTGACGCAAAAGCAGTATCAGCGGCCCGCGTGGTACCTTCCCTCACATTGAAGCGATACAGCTTCACGTTCTCATTCACGGACTTCTAG
- a CDS encoding AMP-binding protein encodes MTEPQAISTEGRAIGEVWEEAVRRFGATEFLVAPGGPALSYAEAAERVDAAAEALAVAGYGAGHRIAVCLGTRPEHFLLKLAMNRLGISFVPINPDYRPGELAYVLEDSAATLIIAAPEHAELAQAAAAEMENPPLFSPFEGDLDLPAAPVAPPGGAITPETEASLLYTSGTTGRPKGCILSHDYELLMGESYLRPRGAMAVTGDDRIFNPLPAFHVNAGVLTFFGVMLAGATLIQPPRFSASRFWEDCAETGATVFHYLGVVISVLMADKAAGPERLGALRAGLGAGVEPALHTGFEARFGIPLVELWGMTEMCRVLSMEEEPRHPHTRAMGRPRADLQVQVWDDAGARVAPGTPGEMVIRHSAATPRRGFFSGYLNKPDATNEAWSGGWFHTGDTVTMDEEGVISFVDRKKNIIRRAGENIAAAEVENTLFAHPAVENVAVLPCPDETREEEVLAAIKLAPGHAPTAETAQAIFTAAFAQLAYYKPPGWILFVDEIPVTGTQKVQKHALFAGGEDPRTRAGIHDLRSLKKRG; translated from the coding sequence ATGACCGAGCCACAGGCGATCAGCACCGAGGGCCGCGCCATCGGCGAGGTGTGGGAAGAGGCCGTGCGCCGCTTTGGCGCGACGGAGTTTCTGGTCGCCCCCGGCGGCCCGGCGCTGAGCTATGCGGAGGCGGCTGAACGGGTTGATGCGGCCGCAGAGGCGCTCGCTGTGGCGGGTTATGGTGCGGGCCATCGCATCGCCGTCTGCCTTGGCACGAGGCCCGAGCACTTCCTGCTGAAACTGGCGATGAACCGGCTCGGCATCTCCTTCGTGCCGATCAACCCCGATTATCGCCCCGGCGAGTTGGCCTACGTGCTGGAGGATTCCGCCGCCACGCTCATCATCGCCGCACCGGAGCATGCAGAGCTTGCGCAGGCTGCTGCGGCCGAGATGGAAAATCCGCCGCTCTTCAGCCCCTTCGAGGGCGACCTTGATCTGCCCGCCGCGCCTGTCGCACCGCCCGGCGGTGCGATCACCCCGGAAACCGAGGCCAGCTTGCTCTACACCTCCGGCACCACTGGCCGCCCGAAAGGCTGCATCCTGAGCCACGATTACGAGCTGCTCATGGGCGAAAGCTACCTGCGCCCGCGCGGCGCGATGGCGGTGACGGGCGACGACCGCATCTTCAACCCGCTGCCCGCCTTCCACGTGAACGCAGGCGTGCTGACGTTTTTCGGCGTGATGCTCGCCGGGGCGACGCTGATCCAGCCGCCGCGCTTCTCGGCCAGCCGCTTCTGGGAAGACTGCGCCGAAACCGGCGCCACCGTCTTTCACTATCTCGGCGTGGTGATCTCCGTCCTGATGGCCGACAAAGCGGCAGGCCCCGAGCGCCTCGGCGCGCTCCGCGCAGGGCTGGGCGCCGGGGTCGAGCCCGCGCTGCACACCGGGTTCGAGGCCCGTTTCGGCATCCCGCTGGTGGAACTCTGGGGCATGACCGAGATGTGCCGTGTTCTCTCGATGGAAGAGGAGCCGCGCCACCCCCACACCCGCGCCATGGGCCGCCCCCGCGCCGATCTGCAGGTGCAGGTCTGGGATGACGCCGGGGCGCGGGTCGCACCCGGAACCCCCGGCGAAATGGTCATCCGCCACTCCGCCGCCACCCCCCGGCGCGGGTTTTTCTCCGGCTACCTGAACAAGCCCGACGCCACCAATGAGGCCTGGTCAGGCGGCTGGTTTCACACCGGCGACACCGTGACGATGGATGAAGAAGGCGTCATAAGCTTCGTGGATCGAAAGAAAAACATCATCCGAAGGGCAGGGGAAAACATCGCCGCCGCTGAAGTCGAAAACACCCTTTTCGCCCACCCCGCGGTGGAAAACGTCGCCGTGCTCCCATGCCCCGACGAGACCCGCGAAGAAGAAGTTCTGGCCGCCATTAAACTCGCCCCCGGCCACGCCCCAACAGCCGAGACCGCCCAGGCCATCTTCACCGCCGCCTTCGCCCAACTCGCCTACTACAAGCCCCCGGGCTGGATCCTCTTCGTCGACGAGATCCCGGTCACCGGAACGCAGAAGGTGCAAAAACACGCGCTGTTCGCGGGTGGGGAGGATCCGCGCACGCGGGCGGGTATTCATGACTTGAGGAGCTTGAAGAAACGCGGCTAG
- a CDS encoding methyltetrahydrofolate cobalamin methyltransferase, whose protein sequence is MTRTVIESKTKTVTIGFDEPFCVIGERINPTGRKKLAAELEAGDFSTVERDALEQVACGATVLDVNSGAVFTNKMAEDPRYADNNFVEPMLMKQLIEKVQAVVDVPLCIDSSVPGALENGLEQAEGRPLLNSVTGEEERLELVLPLVKKYNVPVVAISNDDTGISEDPDVRFAVAKKIVERAADFGIPAHDIVVDPLVMPIGAMATAGHQVFTLVRRLRDELGVNTTCGASNISFGLPHRHGVNAAFLPMAIGAGMTSAIMNPVRAVEMEAIRAANLLMNHDPNGGAWIGFSRVLDAVEAGESFAEASKAASSAGAGRGGRRRRRA, encoded by the coding sequence ATGACCCGTACCGTTATCGAGTCCAAGACCAAGACCGTCACCATCGGCTTCGACGAGCCCTTCTGCGTGATCGGCGAGCGGATCAACCCGACCGGCCGCAAGAAGCTGGCCGCCGAGCTTGAGGCCGGGGATTTCAGCACGGTCGAGCGTGACGCGCTGGAGCAGGTGGCTTGCGGCGCGACCGTGCTCGATGTGAACTCGGGCGCCGTCTTCACCAACAAGATGGCCGAAGACCCGCGCTACGCCGACAACAACTTCGTCGAGCCGATGCTGATGAAGCAGCTGATCGAGAAGGTGCAGGCAGTGGTCGACGTGCCGCTCTGCATCGACTCCTCCGTGCCCGGCGCGCTGGAGAATGGCCTCGAGCAGGCCGAGGGCCGCCCGCTGCTGAACTCGGTAACCGGCGAAGAAGAGCGGCTGGAGCTGGTGCTGCCGCTGGTGAAAAAATACAACGTGCCGGTGGTGGCGATCTCCAATGACGACACTGGCATCAGCGAAGACCCCGACGTGCGCTTTGCGGTGGCGAAAAAGATCGTCGAGCGCGCCGCCGATTTCGGCATCCCGGCGCATGATATCGTGGTGGACCCGCTGGTCATGCCCATCGGCGCGATGGCGACCGCCGGGCATCAGGTGTTCACCCTCGTCCGGCGGCTCCGCGACGAGCTGGGCGTGAACACGACCTGCGGCGCCTCCAACATCAGCTTTGGCCTGCCGCACCGCCACGGCGTGAACGCGGCCTTCCTGCCGATGGCGATTGGCGCTGGCATGACCTCGGCGATCATGAACCCGGTGCGCGCCGTCGAGATGGAAGCGATCCGTGCCGCGAACCTGCTGATGAACCACGACCCCAACGGCGGCGCGTGGATCGGCTTTTCGCGCGTGCTCGATGCAGTCGAGGCCGGCGAGAGCTTTGCCGAGGCCTCCAAGGCGGCCTCTTCGGCCGGTGCAGGCCGGGGCGGGCGGCGCCGTCGCCGGGCCTGA
- a CDS encoding Ppx/GppA phosphatase family protein: protein MPAKRPTGAGAFPKAVEPPAPPVADPVATYAALDLGTNSCRMLVAQPKGSQFHVIDSFSKSVQLGQGLEASGRISRASMGRTVQAMRICRKKFQKHNVERMRLVATEACRRAENAPELIDMVARETGLELEIIQPEEEARLAVVSCAPLVSTKTDQLLVVDIGGGSTELVWIDISRVPRPERPRAIMRLHKGFVTEESLFPAAKVVDWISIPLGVATLRDQFRDVAGDGARFALMSCYFEDMLAEFTPYEAGVRREGFQIIGTSGTVTTVAASHLGLRRYDRNKVDGLRMTTAQIDAVIRGYLIMGDAGRRADPRIGRDRQALIMSGAAILQALMRAWPTDRLSVADRGLREGLLYAQMSADGVLEDGPF, encoded by the coding sequence ATGCCCGCGAAGCGTCCCACTGGTGCGGGCGCGTTCCCCAAAGCGGTCGAACCACCTGCACCGCCGGTTGCCGATCCAGTTGCCACCTATGCCGCGCTGGACCTTGGCACAAACTCATGCCGCATGCTGGTGGCCCAGCCGAAAGGCAGCCAGTTTCATGTGATCGACAGCTTTTCGAAGTCTGTCCAACTGGGGCAGGGGCTTGAGGCCTCCGGCCGGATCAGCCGCGCCTCGATGGGGCGGACGGTGCAGGCGATGCGGATCTGCCGCAAGAAGTTCCAAAAACACAACGTCGAGCGGATGCGGCTGGTCGCCACCGAGGCCTGCCGCCGGGCCGAGAACGCGCCTGAGCTGATCGATATGGTCGCCCGCGAGACCGGTCTGGAGCTTGAGATCATCCAGCCCGAGGAAGAGGCCCGCCTCGCCGTTGTGAGCTGCGCGCCGCTGGTCTCCACCAAGACCGATCAGCTCCTCGTGGTCGACATCGGCGGCGGCTCCACCGAGCTTGTCTGGATCGACATTTCCCGCGTGCCCCGGCCTGAGCGCCCGCGCGCGATCATGCGGCTGCACAAGGGTTTCGTGACCGAAGAGAGCCTGTTTCCAGCCGCCAAGGTGGTCGACTGGATCTCGATTCCCCTCGGGGTTGCCACCCTGCGCGACCAGTTCCGCGACGTGGCGGGCGATGGCGCTAGGTTTGCGCTCATGTCCTGCTATTTCGAGGATATGCTGGCCGAGTTCACCCCCTATGAGGCGGGCGTGCGGCGCGAGGGCTTCCAGATCATCGGCACCTCCGGCACCGTCACCACCGTGGCCGCTTCGCACCTTGGCCTTCGGCGCTACGACCGCAACAAGGTGGACGGGCTGCGCATGACCACCGCCCAGATCGACGCGGTGATCCGGGGCTACCTCATCATGGGCGACGCCGGCCGCCGGGCCGACCCGCGCATCGGCCGCGACCGTCAGGCGCTGATCATGTCAGGCGCGGCGATTTTGCAGGCCCTGATGCGCGCCTGGCCGACCGACCGGCTCTCGGTCGCCGATCGGGGGCTGCGCGAAGGGCTCCTCTACGCCCAGATGTCCGCCGACGGGGTGCTGGAAGACGGGCCGTTTTGA
- a CDS encoding RlmE family RNA methyltransferase gives MAKKPTGKNSSGRGMRDLRVKVKSARGRKLSSTLWLERQLNDPYVQRAKKEGYRGRAAFKIMELDDKYRFLVPGARVVDLGCAPGGWCQVAVPRINALGEKSGKAQGRIIGLDLQEVEPIAGAELHVLDFLEDGADDKVKAWLGGEADVVMSDMAAASSGHKQTDHLRIIALCEAAAYLAFDVLAPGGTFVAKVLAGGAEGELQKLLKQRFAKVANVKPGASRSDSSEKFVVATGFKGREAEG, from the coding sequence ATGGCCAAGAAACCCACAGGTAAAAACAGCTCCGGACGGGGCATGCGCGACCTTCGCGTGAAGGTGAAGTCCGCGCGTGGGCGCAAGCTCTCCTCCACCCTCTGGCTCGAGCGGCAGCTGAACGATCCCTACGTGCAGCGCGCCAAGAAAGAGGGCTACCGGGGCCGCGCCGCCTTCAAGATCATGGAGCTGGACGACAAGTACCGCTTTCTGGTGCCCGGCGCGCGGGTGGTGGACCTTGGCTGCGCCCCCGGCGGTTGGTGCCAGGTCGCCGTGCCGCGGATCAACGCACTTGGCGAGAAGTCCGGCAAGGCGCAGGGCCGGATCATCGGGCTCGACCTGCAAGAGGTGGAGCCGATCGCCGGGGCCGAATTGCATGTGCTTGATTTTCTTGAAGATGGCGCCGACGACAAGGTAAAGGCATGGCTCGGCGGCGAGGCCGATGTGGTGATGTCCGACATGGCCGCCGCCTCATCGGGCCACAAGCAGACCGACCACCTGCGCATCATCGCGCTCTGCGAGGCTGCCGCCTATCTCGCCTTCGACGTGCTCGCCCCGGGCGGCACCTTCGTCGCCAAGGTTCTGGCCGGCGGGGCGGAGGGCGAATTGCAGAAGCTGCTGAAACAGCGCTTCGCCAAGGTCGCCAACGTGAAGCCCGGCGCAAGCCGCTCCGACAGCTCCGAAAAATTCGTTGTCGCCACCGGGTTCAAGGGCCGCGAGGCCGAGGGCTAA